The following proteins are co-located in the Triplophysa dalaica isolate WHDGS20190420 chromosome 2, ASM1584641v1, whole genome shotgun sequence genome:
- the cd99 gene encoding CD99 molecule isoform X1 — MTSFLWILLLANLLGTPIAQDLNLADAFGDGDIPPTKPPVKPAPPKNSSPDDFDLAGALDFDDPEKPAVNPPKEDPKKPTGDGFDLSDALGPDTEPKKPVVKPPEGGGTVSGGGNLDDKDLLDVMDGEDGYKPDGGKSGGRAAVSEHEGGASDQPQGGALAGIISSVGVALIGAASGYIAYQKKKLCFKIQGGQDPESGKTQHGGTSDNQVFSNLLNSS; from the exons atgacttcATTCCTGTGGATTTTACTTCTGGCAAATCTTTTGGGAACACCAATAGCGCAAG ACTTGAACCTTGCTGATGCCTTTGGTGATGGCGATATAC CCCCTACAAAACCACCAGTGAAACCTGCCCCACCCAAAAACTCAAGTCCTG aTGATTTTGATCTAGCAGGTGCATTAGATTTCG ATGACCCCGAGAAACCAGCTGTGAATCCCCCTAAAGAAG ATCCAAAGAAACCAACTGGAG ATGGCTTTGATTTATCTGATGCATTGGGTCCAG ATACTGAACCCAAAAAACCTGTAGTGAAGCCACCTGAAGGGGGTGGGACTGTTTCAG gTGGTGGCAATTTGGATGACAAAGACCTGCTTGACGTGATGGATGGTGAGGATGGCTATAAGCCAGATGGAGGCAAAAGTGGAG ggCGAGCAGCTGTCTCTGAACATGAAG GGGGTGCTTCTGACCAACCTCAAG GCGGGGCACTAGCTGGCATCATCAGCTCTGTGGGTGTTGCTCTTATTGGTGCAGCTTCAGGTTACATTGCATATCAGAAAAAGAAACTTTGTTTCAAAATTCAAGGAG GGCAAGACCCAGAGAGTGGCAAAACCCAGCATGGTGGCACCTCTGATAATCAGG TTTTTAGCAACCTGCTCAATTCATCCTAA
- the cd99 gene encoding CD99 molecule isoform X2 yields the protein MTSFLWILLLANLLGTPIAQDLNLADAFGDGDIPPTKPPVKPAPPKNSSPDDFDLAGALDFDDPEKPAVNPPKEDPKKPTGDGFDLSDALGPDTEPKKPVVKPPEGGGTVSGGGNLDDKDLLDVMDGEDGYKPDGGKSGGRAAVSEHEGGASDQPQDLNQQWLHLMRILADTMPEGLSVWIANLKDVVVPLLERVMQLLNVADEKTEL from the exons atgacttcATTCCTGTGGATTTTACTTCTGGCAAATCTTTTGGGAACACCAATAGCGCAAG ACTTGAACCTTGCTGATGCCTTTGGTGATGGCGATATAC CCCCTACAAAACCACCAGTGAAACCTGCCCCACCCAAAAACTCAAGTCCTG aTGATTTTGATCTAGCAGGTGCATTAGATTTCG ATGACCCCGAGAAACCAGCTGTGAATCCCCCTAAAGAAG ATCCAAAGAAACCAACTGGAG ATGGCTTTGATTTATCTGATGCATTGGGTCCAG ATACTGAACCCAAAAAACCTGTAGTGAAGCCACCTGAAGGGGGTGGGACTGTTTCAG gTGGTGGCAATTTGGATGACAAAGACCTGCTTGACGTGATGGATGGTGAGGATGGCTATAAGCCAGATGGAGGCAAAAGTGGAG ggCGAGCAGCTGTCTCTGAACATGAAG GGGGTGCTTCTGACCAACCTCAAG ATCTAAACCAGCAGTGGCTTCATCTTATGAGGATTCTAGCCGATACTATGCCAGAAGGCCTCAGTGTCTGGATTGCCAACCTTAAAGATGTAGTAGTGCCCCTTCTAGAGCGAGTTATGCAACTTCTGAATGTAGCAGATGAAAAGACTGagctttaa
- the gyg2 gene encoding glycogenin-2 isoform X2 — translation MAESQAFVTLATTYAYCMGSLVVGKSLRRHGTSKKLVVMVSPNVPKDARLSLEDVFDEVIMVDVLDSRDKAHLSWLGRPELGVTFTKLHCWTLTQYSKCVFLDADTLVLCNVDELFEYEEFSAAPDSGWPDCFNSGVFVFMPSLNTHTKLLEHATQHGSFDGGDQGVLNTFFSDWAIKDISKHLPFVYNIMASALYTYLPAYHQFGHQAKIVHFLGGTKPWHCSYNPQAANQSSLENPNKHNEKCINLWWEEYYNQSNLKKDNKSEDLSFVRPLTISYSHTESHKQKSSTEAYRKEMSPSQPALDLAVNTLVISSSHHKISPSQSPLDPTGDTVAISASSKPVEMNIPFNVLPGIEDEWISLVSPTSEQESEKTGLETADDSDTATGEAESNTPAETEEEDLEHKRMWEEGYMDYMGKDAFDNIKRKLDRFLE, via the exons ATGGCAG AGTCTCAGGCATTTGTAACTCTGGCCACCACATATGCCTACTGCATGGGGAGTTTAGTGGTAGGCAAAAGTCTGCGCAGGCATGGCACATCAAAAAAGTTGGTTGTGATGGTTTCCCCCAATGTCCCCAAAGATGCAAG GTTGTCTTTGGAGGATGTGTTTGATGAAGTTATCATGGTAGATGTTTTGGACAGTAGAGATAAGGCTCATCTCTCCTGGCTGGGACGTCCTGAATTGGGAGTCACCTTCACAAAGCTCCATTGCTGGACTCTTACCCAGTACAGCAAGTGTGTGTTTCTGGATGCAGACACACTT GTACTGTGTAATGTAGATGAGCTGTTTGAGTATGAGGAGTTCTCTGCTGCACCTGATTCAGGCTGGCCTGATTGCTTCAACTCTGGGGTATTTGTGTTCATGCCTTCCTTAAATACTCATACCAAGCTACTAGAACACGCTACTCAACATGGCAGCTTTGATG GAGGAGACCAgggtgttttaaacactttcttCAGTGACTGGGCAATAAAAGACATCAGCAAGCATTTACCATTTGTGTACAATATCATGGCCAGCGCGCTGTATACATATCTGCCAGCATATCACCA GTTTGGCCACCAAGCAAAAATTGTCCACTTTTTAGGTGGGACAAAGCCCTGGCATTGTTCATATAATCCACAGGCAGCCAATCAGTCATCGCTTGAGAATCCCAACAAgcacaatgaaaaatgtatcaatTTATGGTGGGAAGAATACTACAATCAAAGCAATCTTAAAAAGGACAACAAGAGTGAAGACTTATCTTTCGTAAGACCATTGACCATTTCTTATTCTCATACTGAATCACACAAGCAAAAAAGCAGCACTGAAGCCTATCGTAAGGAGATGTCGCCCTCTCAACCTGCCCTAGATCTGGCTGTCAATACTTTGGTCATCAGCTCATCTCACCACAAGATATCACCCTCTCAATCTCCCCTAGATCCAACAGGGGATACAGTAGCCATCAGCGCATCTTCAAAGCCTGTGGAAATG AATATACCCTTCAATGTCCTGCCTGGTATTGAGGATGAGTGGATCTCTCTAGTCAGCCCTACATCTGAGCAAGAAAGTGAGAAAACAGGCCTAGAGACTGCTGATGACTCAGACACAGCCACTGGAGAAGCTGAATCAAAT ACCCCAGCAGAAACAGAGGAGGAAGACCTGGAGCATAAGCGAATGTGGGAGGAAGGTTACATGGATTACATGGGCAAAGACGCTTTTGACAACATCAAGAGGAAACTTGACCGATTCCTTGAATAA
- the gyg2 gene encoding glycogenin-2 isoform X1 has product MQHSSSPDRLSSSKESQAFVTLATTYAYCMGSLVVGKSLRRHGTSKKLVVMVSPNVPKDARLSLEDVFDEVIMVDVLDSRDKAHLSWLGRPELGVTFTKLHCWTLTQYSKCVFLDADTLVLCNVDELFEYEEFSAAPDSGWPDCFNSGVFVFMPSLNTHTKLLEHATQHGSFDGGDQGVLNTFFSDWAIKDISKHLPFVYNIMASALYTYLPAYHQFGHQAKIVHFLGGTKPWHCSYNPQAANQSSLENPNKHNEKCINLWWEEYYNQSNLKKDNKSEDLSFVRPLTISYSHTESHKQKSSTEAYRKEMSPSQPALDLAVNTLVISSSHHKISPSQSPLDPTGDTVAISASSKPVEMNIPFNVLPGIEDEWISLVSPTSEQESEKTGLETADDSDTATGEAESNTPAETEEEDLEHKRMWEEGYMDYMGKDAFDNIKRKLDRFLE; this is encoded by the exons ATGCAGCACAGTAGCTCGCCAGACAGATTGAGTTCGTCCAAAG AGTCTCAGGCATTTGTAACTCTGGCCACCACATATGCCTACTGCATGGGGAGTTTAGTGGTAGGCAAAAGTCTGCGCAGGCATGGCACATCAAAAAAGTTGGTTGTGATGGTTTCCCCCAATGTCCCCAAAGATGCAAG GTTGTCTTTGGAGGATGTGTTTGATGAAGTTATCATGGTAGATGTTTTGGACAGTAGAGATAAGGCTCATCTCTCCTGGCTGGGACGTCCTGAATTGGGAGTCACCTTCACAAAGCTCCATTGCTGGACTCTTACCCAGTACAGCAAGTGTGTGTTTCTGGATGCAGACACACTT GTACTGTGTAATGTAGATGAGCTGTTTGAGTATGAGGAGTTCTCTGCTGCACCTGATTCAGGCTGGCCTGATTGCTTCAACTCTGGGGTATTTGTGTTCATGCCTTCCTTAAATACTCATACCAAGCTACTAGAACACGCTACTCAACATGGCAGCTTTGATG GAGGAGACCAgggtgttttaaacactttcttCAGTGACTGGGCAATAAAAGACATCAGCAAGCATTTACCATTTGTGTACAATATCATGGCCAGCGCGCTGTATACATATCTGCCAGCATATCACCA GTTTGGCCACCAAGCAAAAATTGTCCACTTTTTAGGTGGGACAAAGCCCTGGCATTGTTCATATAATCCACAGGCAGCCAATCAGTCATCGCTTGAGAATCCCAACAAgcacaatgaaaaatgtatcaatTTATGGTGGGAAGAATACTACAATCAAAGCAATCTTAAAAAGGACAACAAGAGTGAAGACTTATCTTTCGTAAGACCATTGACCATTTCTTATTCTCATACTGAATCACACAAGCAAAAAAGCAGCACTGAAGCCTATCGTAAGGAGATGTCGCCCTCTCAACCTGCCCTAGATCTGGCTGTCAATACTTTGGTCATCAGCTCATCTCACCACAAGATATCACCCTCTCAATCTCCCCTAGATCCAACAGGGGATACAGTAGCCATCAGCGCATCTTCAAAGCCTGTGGAAATG AATATACCCTTCAATGTCCTGCCTGGTATTGAGGATGAGTGGATCTCTCTAGTCAGCCCTACATCTGAGCAAGAAAGTGAGAAAACAGGCCTAGAGACTGCTGATGACTCAGACACAGCCACTGGAGAAGCTGAATCAAAT ACCCCAGCAGAAACAGAGGAGGAAGACCTGGAGCATAAGCGAATGTGGGAGGAAGGTTACATGGATTACATGGGCAAAGACGCTTTTGACAACATCAAGAGGAAACTTGACCGATTCCTTGAATAA